A genomic stretch from Aminobacter aminovorans includes:
- a CDS encoding glutamine synthetase family protein, whose protein sequence is MTSPSGSTVDEARAFLDANPDIEAFDIVLTDANGVGRGKIIRRHELMGLYEGGRHLPISILGLDITGEDVHETGLIWDSGDGDMRAWPIPGTLKSLHGTSPARGQVLMSMFHLDGAPMTSDPRLALKRQVDRLAEKGLYPAGAFELEFFLLANERDGDGKVQPARAVLDGRASGKTEVYSVDHLHGMEPLFSDIYAAAKAQGIPAETVISEYAPGQYELTLRYRKDVMQAADDLLMLKRLVRAQARRHGVTACFMAKPIEKYAGSGMHFHVSLLDSDGNNVFTEAEEGTWEPNLLHALGGLAETMAESMLVFAPHANSWRRFVSQSYAPVAPTWGVNNRSVALRVPAGDAKNRRIEHRPSGVDANPYLVAATILAGISKGLEEQLDPGPETSGNGYEQAEGTESVMPPDWRSAIEAAKASEFLREALGHDLHRTFTAIKESEYLRVARTVSELDYHLYLHEV, encoded by the coding sequence ATGACATCACCTTCCGGCTCGACCGTCGACGAGGCCAGAGCGTTTCTCGACGCGAACCCTGATATCGAAGCCTTCGACATCGTCTTGACCGACGCCAATGGCGTTGGCCGCGGCAAGATCATCCGCCGCCATGAGTTGATGGGGCTCTACGAAGGCGGGCGCCACCTGCCCATTTCCATCCTCGGCCTGGACATCACAGGCGAGGACGTCCACGAAACCGGCCTGATCTGGGACTCTGGCGACGGCGACATGCGCGCCTGGCCGATCCCTGGCACGCTGAAGTCTTTGCACGGCACAAGCCCGGCCCGCGGCCAGGTGCTGATGTCGATGTTCCATCTCGACGGCGCGCCGATGACCTCGGACCCTCGGCTGGCGCTGAAGCGGCAGGTCGACAGGCTGGCCGAAAAGGGCCTCTACCCCGCCGGCGCCTTCGAGCTCGAATTTTTCCTGCTCGCCAACGAGCGCGACGGCGACGGCAAGGTCCAACCGGCCCGTGCCGTGCTCGACGGCCGCGCGTCCGGCAAGACAGAAGTCTATTCGGTCGACCACCTGCACGGCATGGAACCGCTGTTCTCCGACATCTATGCCGCCGCCAAGGCACAAGGCATTCCCGCCGAGACGGTGATCTCGGAATATGCGCCGGGCCAGTACGAACTCACTTTGCGCTACCGTAAGGACGTCATGCAGGCCGCCGACGACCTGCTGATGCTGAAGCGGCTGGTGCGTGCCCAGGCCCGCCGCCACGGTGTCACCGCCTGCTTCATGGCCAAGCCGATCGAGAAATATGCCGGCTCGGGCATGCATTTTCACGTCTCGTTGCTCGACAGCGACGGCAACAACGTCTTCACCGAAGCCGAAGAAGGCACCTGGGAGCCCAATCTGCTACACGCGCTCGGCGGCCTGGCCGAGACGATGGCGGAATCGATGCTGGTGTTTGCGCCGCATGCCAACTCCTGGCGTCGCTTCGTCTCCCAGTCCTACGCTCCGGTGGCCCCGACCTGGGGCGTCAACAACCGCTCGGTGGCGCTGCGCGTGCCGGCGGGCGACGCCAAGAACCGCCGCATCGAGCACCGTCCCTCTGGCGTCGACGCCAACCCCTACCTCGTCGCGGCGACCATCCTCGCCGGCATCTCGAAGGGGCTGGAGGAACAGCTGGACCCCGGTCCTGAGACATCAGGCAACGGTTACGAACAGGCCGAAGGCACCGAAAGCGTGATGCCGCCGGACTGGCGATCGGCGATCGAGGCGGCGAAAGCGTCGGAATTCCTGCGCGAGGCGCTGGGCCACGACCTGCACCGCACGTTTACGGCGATCAAGGAAAGCGAATACCTGCGCGTCGCCCGCACGGTGAGCGAGCTCGACTACCACCTTTATCTGCACGAGGTGTGA
- a CDS encoding aspartate aminotransferase family protein: MMNRIERPEATEGGVPLSRIAELAATEAEIFRRARPKSEAALGNGLAGFFNGVPMHWMKDWPTPFPILVDKANGATITDVDGIRLADFCLGDTGSMFGHSPAPVARAIRRQAARGLTYMLPSEDSLTLGLLLAKRFGLPHWQIATTATDANRFALRVARAITGRDKILVFNGCYHGAVDETMVRLADGKPINRPGLAGEFRDLTARARIVEFNDLAALEKALSHGDVACVITEPVLTNSCMVLPEPGFLEGVRALTRKAGTLLLIDETHTISTGPGGYTKEHNLDPDLFVLGKPVAGGVPASVWGMSEEVAARYAAYNSAKEPGYSGMGTTLSANPLQFAAMRATLEEVMTEENYAHMEKLAERLATGLDKAIRKRKLPWHVMRVGARAEFICAPGPLRNGGEAEHAHASRLEAAMHVALVNRGVLIAPFHNMMLVSPVTTARQVDKLVAAFDDIAARLAA, encoded by the coding sequence ATGATGAATCGCATCGAACGACCTGAAGCCACCGAAGGCGGCGTGCCGCTGTCGCGCATCGCAGAGCTTGCAGCGACGGAGGCGGAAATCTTCCGCCGCGCCCGGCCCAAATCGGAGGCCGCGTTGGGCAACGGCCTGGCAGGGTTCTTCAACGGCGTTCCGATGCACTGGATGAAAGACTGGCCGACGCCCTTTCCCATTCTTGTCGACAAGGCGAACGGCGCCACCATCACCGATGTCGACGGCATCAGGCTGGCCGACTTTTGCCTCGGCGACACCGGCTCGATGTTCGGCCATTCGCCGGCGCCTGTCGCCCGCGCCATCCGCAGACAGGCAGCCCGCGGCCTGACCTACATGCTGCCGTCGGAAGATTCGCTCACTCTCGGCCTGTTGCTGGCAAAACGCTTCGGCCTGCCACATTGGCAGATCGCCACCACCGCCACCGACGCCAACCGCTTTGCCCTGCGCGTCGCGCGGGCCATCACCGGCCGCGACAAGATTCTCGTCTTCAACGGCTGCTACCACGGTGCGGTCGACGAGACGATGGTGCGGCTCGCCGACGGCAAGCCGATCAACCGCCCCGGGCTGGCAGGGGAATTCCGTGACCTCACCGCCCGCGCGCGCATCGTCGAATTCAACGATCTTGCAGCACTGGAAAAGGCACTGAGCCATGGCGATGTCGCCTGCGTCATCACGGAGCCGGTGCTGACCAACTCCTGCATGGTGCTGCCGGAACCCGGCTTTCTCGAAGGCGTGCGCGCGCTAACCCGTAAGGCCGGCACGCTGCTTTTGATCGACGAGACCCATACCATCTCGACCGGCCCGGGCGGCTACACCAAGGAGCACAATCTCGACCCCGACCTGTTCGTGCTCGGCAAGCCTGTCGCCGGCGGCGTGCCGGCCAGTGTCTGGGGTATGAGCGAGGAGGTCGCCGCCCGCTACGCCGCCTACAACAGCGCCAAGGAACCGGGCTATTCCGGCATGGGCACGACTCTGTCGGCCAATCCCCTCCAGTTCGCAGCGATGCGTGCCACGCTCGAAGAGGTGATGACCGAAGAAAACTACGCCCACATGGAGAAGCTGGCCGAACGGCTCGCAACCGGCCTCGACAAGGCGATCCGAAAACGGAAACTGCCCTGGCACGTGATGCGCGTCGGCGCCCGTGCCGAATTCATCTGCGCGCCCGGCCCGCTGCGCAATGGCGGCGAGGCCGAGCATGCGCATGCCTCCCGGCTGGAGGCTGCCATGCATGTGGCGCTGGTCAATCGCGGTGTGCTGATCGCGCCGTTCCACAACATGATGCTGGTCTCGCCGGTGACGACAGCGCGGCAGGTCGACAAGCTGGTCGCTGCTTTCGACGATATTGCCGCCCGTCTTGCGGCATGA
- a CDS encoding MarR family winged helix-turn-helix transcriptional regulator: MAFQKERSAGYLANQMARLFAKGLHERIRPLDLAPAQFMTLLALWDEDGLPQRELVRRLDVEQATMANTLTRMERDGLIERRANPDDGRSQAIHLTPRAKALRDPATTAARAQNEAALAGFSEEERDTFLALMRRAIAAMHKD, translated from the coding sequence ATGGCTTTTCAGAAAGAACGCTCCGCCGGATACCTTGCCAACCAGATGGCACGCCTCTTCGCCAAGGGCCTGCACGAGCGCATTCGTCCACTCGATCTGGCACCGGCACAGTTCATGACGCTGCTGGCCTTGTGGGACGAGGATGGGCTACCCCAGCGCGAGCTGGTGCGGCGCCTCGACGTCGAACAGGCAACGATGGCCAACACGCTGACAAGGATGGAGCGCGACGGCCTGATCGAGCGGCGCGCCAACCCGGACGACGGACGCTCGCAGGCCATCCACCTGACGCCGAGAGCAAAAGCGCTTCGCGACCCGGCGACCACCGCCGCCCGCGCCCAGAACGAGGCGGCGCTGGCAGGCTTTTCGGAAGAGGAACGGGACACCTTTCTGGCGCTGATGCGGCGCGCCATTGCTGCCATGCATAAAGATTGA
- a CDS encoding WD40 repeat domain-containing protein — translation MPTVAPLDLDGHCVTASFLDDIPFFALADGMVHWLDHGQKSVKLHDGLLSATTTTKNDLMISGGEDGKVMTLTSAGVTAELASVGKKWVTSVAAGPQGAVAYASGRNAWVRFADGKTKEFPHPRSVEGIAFSPKGMRIGVARYNGATLHFPAADGTPTELQWDGAHTGITFSPDGAFLVTTMQENALHGWKLVDAKHMRMTGYPAKVKSLSWSAKGKWLASSGAPAAIVWPFTGKDGPMGKAPLELGTRGNTMVTSVACHPSEDIVAIGYEDGMVLAVRFADAKEVLLRRPGKGAITSMAWDKEERRLAFGSAAGDCGVIDITG, via the coding sequence ATGCCGACAGTCGCCCCGCTTGATCTCGACGGACATTGCGTCACAGCAAGCTTCCTCGACGACATCCCCTTCTTCGCCCTTGCCGACGGCATGGTGCACTGGCTCGATCACGGCCAGAAGTCGGTGAAGCTGCATGACGGGCTGCTGTCGGCGACGACGACGACCAAGAACGACCTGATGATCTCGGGCGGCGAGGACGGCAAGGTAATGACACTGACCTCGGCCGGCGTCACGGCTGAGCTGGCGAGCGTCGGCAAGAAATGGGTGACCTCTGTCGCTGCCGGCCCGCAAGGCGCCGTGGCTTACGCCAGCGGTCGCAATGCCTGGGTGCGTTTCGCCGACGGCAAGACCAAGGAATTCCCCCACCCCCGCTCGGTCGAAGGCATAGCTTTTTCACCCAAGGGCATGCGCATCGGCGTTGCCCGTTACAATGGCGCGACACTGCATTTCCCCGCCGCCGACGGCACCCCGACCGAGCTGCAATGGGACGGGGCGCATACCGGAATCACATTCTCGCCCGACGGCGCCTTCCTGGTCACGACCATGCAGGAGAACGCTCTGCATGGCTGGAAGCTCGTCGATGCCAAGCACATGCGTATGACCGGGTATCCGGCCAAGGTGAAGAGCCTGTCGTGGAGCGCCAAGGGCAAATGGCTGGCAAGCTCCGGCGCGCCGGCAGCGATCGTCTGGCCCTTCACAGGCAAGGACGGCCCGATGGGCAAGGCGCCGCTGGAACTCGGCACCCGCGGCAACACCATGGTGACCTCGGTTGCCTGCCATCCAAGCGAAGACATCGTCGCCATTGGCTATGAAGACGGCATGGTGCTGGCGGTGCGTTTTGCCGACGCCAAGGAAGTGCTGCTGCGCCGCCCCGGCAAAGGCGCCATCACCTCGATGGCCTGGGACAAGGAAGAACGTCGTCTCGCCTTTGGCAGCGCCGCCGGCGATTGCGGCGTCATCGACATCACCGGCTAG
- a CDS encoding CobW family GTP-binding protein, whose product MTEAQTQIPVTVLTGYLGSGKTTLLNRILSENHGKRYAVIVNEFGEIGIDNDLIVESDEEIYEMNNGCVCCTVRGDLIRVVEGLMRRPDRFDAIVVETTGLADPVPVAQTFFMDDDVRSKTKLDAVVALVDAKHLPLRLKDSREAEDQIAFADVVVLNKTDLVTADELRDVEAAIRAINPSAKIHRTTRAGVALDQVLDRGAFDLKRVLADDPHFLDAHDHDHDHDHDCGPNCDHDHHHHHHDHDHHDHDHHEHGAVSPIHDVTVQSVSLRGGEMDSKKFFPWIEKITQMEGPNILRLKGIIAIKDDPDRYVIQGVHMIIEGDHQRAWKDDEKHESRLVFIGRELDAERLKRSFEACQAA is encoded by the coding sequence ATGACCGAAGCTCAGACCCAAATCCCCGTCACCGTGCTGACCGGCTATCTCGGTTCCGGCAAAACGACGCTGCTCAACCGCATCCTGTCGGAGAACCACGGCAAGCGATATGCGGTCATCGTCAATGAATTCGGCGAAATCGGCATCGACAACGACCTGATCGTGGAATCCGACGAGGAAATCTACGAGATGAACAATGGCTGCGTCTGTTGCACCGTGCGCGGCGACCTGATCCGTGTCGTCGAAGGCCTGATGCGCCGGCCCGACCGTTTCGATGCCATCGTCGTCGAGACAACCGGTCTTGCCGATCCGGTGCCGGTTGCACAGACCTTCTTCATGGACGACGACGTCCGCTCCAAGACCAAGCTCGACGCGGTCGTTGCCCTCGTCGATGCCAAGCACCTGCCGCTGCGCCTGAAAGACAGTCGCGAAGCCGAGGATCAGATCGCCTTCGCCGACGTCGTCGTGCTCAACAAGACCGACCTGGTGACAGCAGACGAGCTGCGCGACGTCGAAGCCGCCATCCGCGCCATCAACCCATCGGCGAAGATCCACCGCACCACCCGCGCCGGCGTGGCGCTCGACCAGGTGCTCGACCGCGGCGCTTTCGACCTGAAGCGCGTGCTCGCCGACGACCCGCATTTCCTCGACGCCCATGATCATGACCACGACCACGATCATGATTGCGGCCCGAACTGCGACCACGACCACCATCATCACCACCACGATCATGACCATCATGATCACGACCACCACGAGCATGGCGCGGTGTCGCCGATCCATGACGTGACGGTGCAGTCGGTGTCGCTGCGCGGCGGCGAGATGGATTCCAAGAAATTCTTCCCCTGGATCGAGAAGATCACCCAGATGGAAGGGCCGAACATCCTGCGCCTCAAGGGCATCATCGCGATCAAGGACGACCCGGACCGCTACGTCATCCAGGGCGTGCACATGATCATCGAGGGTGACCACCAGCGTGCCTGGAAGGACGACGAGAAGCATGAGAGCCGGCTGGTGTTTATCGGCCGCGAGCTCGACGCCGAGCGCCTGAAGCGCAGCTTCGAGGCTTGCCAGGCAGCCTAG
- a CDS encoding intradiol ring-cleavage dioxygenase produces the protein MHKASFPSKLNRRRALGLIAVTAGGTALVPVQLFAQQAPSQSASLLLPEAGVCSITPETTEGPYYFDPELERSEITEGREGVGLTVRLQIVDEACNPIEGARVDLWHCDASGHYSGYPGQGDGRDVDTTGQKFLRGWQRADKAGVATFQTIYPGWYRGRTTHIHFKAFPEEGRAMSGQMFFPDDLSERIFSTRAPYNQRDGRRDTMNADDGILRRAGSGVQSAVREAASTYEALMIIAVKRAG, from the coding sequence ATGCACAAGGCATCCTTTCCCAGCAAACTCAACCGCCGCCGGGCGCTCGGCCTGATCGCGGTGACGGCCGGCGGCACAGCACTCGTACCGGTGCAACTGTTCGCGCAGCAGGCTCCGTCGCAATCGGCCTCGCTGCTTCTGCCGGAAGCCGGTGTCTGCTCGATCACGCCGGAGACCACCGAAGGCCCCTATTATTTCGACCCGGAGCTCGAGCGCAGCGAAATCACCGAGGGCCGCGAAGGCGTCGGCCTCACCGTGCGCCTGCAGATCGTGGACGAGGCGTGCAATCCGATTGAGGGCGCCCGCGTCGACCTCTGGCACTGCGATGCGAGCGGGCACTATTCGGGCTATCCCGGCCAGGGCGATGGCCGCGACGTCGACACCACGGGCCAGAAATTCCTGCGGGGGTGGCAGCGGGCCGACAAGGCCGGCGTCGCCACTTTCCAGACCATCTATCCTGGCTGGTATCGCGGGCGCACCACCCACATCCACTTCAAGGCGTTTCCGGAGGAGGGCAGGGCCATGAGCGGGCAGATGTTCTTTCCCGACGATCTCAGCGAGCGCATCTTCTCGACCAGGGCGCCTTACAACCAGCGGGACGGACGGCGCGACACGATGAACGCCGACGACGGCATCCTGCGCCGCGCCGGGTCGGGCGTGCAAAGTGCGGTGCGCGAAGCCGCCTCCACATATGAGGCACTGATGATCATTGCCGTGAAAAGGGCGGGATAA
- a CDS encoding MarR family winged helix-turn-helix transcriptional regulator — protein sequence MSKSNKGAAMSRLHQVARLARTSLAARLLAHGFYAGQDQIMLSLHDDDGQTPGQLASRLGVRPPTITKTINRLQAQGFLEKRASETDARQAHIFLTETGRDAIRAVEKSVKKTEKQALKGFDKKDVKQLSKLLLRIEANLSDLTLIDDEAAADVEGAAEVEPEVEAEAAE from the coding sequence ATGTCCAAGTCCAACAAAGGCGCGGCGATGAGCCGGCTTCACCAGGTCGCCCGGCTGGCGCGCACCTCGCTGGCCGCACGGCTTCTGGCGCATGGCTTCTATGCCGGCCAGGACCAGATCATGCTGTCGCTGCACGACGATGACGGCCAGACTCCCGGCCAGCTCGCATCGCGGCTCGGCGTGCGTCCCCCGACCATCACCAAGACCATCAACCGGTTGCAGGCCCAGGGGTTCCTGGAAAAGCGTGCGTCCGAAACCGATGCCCGCCAGGCCCACATCTTCCTCACCGAAACCGGCCGCGACGCCATCCGCGCCGTCGAGAAGTCGGTCAAGAAGACCGAAAAGCAGGCGCTCAAGGGCTTTGACAAGAAGGACGTCAAGCAGCTTTCCAAGCTTCTGCTGCGCATCGAGGCCAATCTGTCGGACCTGACCCTGATCGATGACGAGGCAGCCGCCGATGTCGAGGGCGCGGCCGAGGTCGAGCCCGAAGTGGAAGCCGAAGCGGCGGAGTAG
- a CDS encoding DMT family transporter — translation MSPQKPAEIATPSSAILLIFASGLVFSFLDTSAKHLVTSGMAAPFVTWVRFAVHAVIVLVLFKAWERPERLVPQSLWLQILRAVFMFGSTIFNFLALQTLQLAETVSINFASPMVITALAGPLLGEWAGWRRWLAVFVGFIGVLVITRPGFGGFDMGHIFSLCAMLSSSLYTIMTRQMGRRETAESLILYSAVVPAIFMLPAVPLAGSLPLHLYDWLVLFGLGVFGGFGHWLLIKAYQRASATALAPYPYLQMVWMIILGWLVFDQLPDRWTLAGAAIIVASGLYIIHREHTLRVRNRAAPSAETEELAKKL, via the coding sequence GTGTCTCCTCAAAAACCAGCAGAAATCGCAACGCCCTCGTCGGCGATCCTGCTGATATTTGCTTCGGGCCTGGTGTTTTCCTTCCTCGACACCAGCGCCAAGCATCTGGTGACGTCGGGCATGGCCGCGCCCTTCGTCACCTGGGTGCGTTTTGCCGTACATGCGGTGATCGTGCTGGTGCTGTTCAAGGCCTGGGAACGGCCGGAGCGATTGGTGCCCCAGAGCCTGTGGCTGCAGATCCTGCGCGCCGTCTTCATGTTCGGCTCGACGATCTTCAATTTCCTCGCGCTGCAGACGCTTCAGCTTGCCGAAACCGTGTCGATCAACTTCGCCAGCCCGATGGTCATCACCGCACTTGCCGGGCCGTTACTTGGCGAATGGGCCGGCTGGCGGCGCTGGCTCGCGGTCTTCGTCGGCTTTATCGGCGTGCTCGTCATCACCCGGCCGGGCTTCGGCGGCTTCGACATGGGGCACATCTTTTCGCTGTGCGCCATGCTGAGCTCGTCGCTCTACACCATCATGACGCGCCAGATGGGCAGGCGGGAGACGGCAGAGAGCCTGATTCTCTATTCGGCAGTCGTTCCGGCAATCTTCATGCTGCCCGCCGTTCCGCTCGCCGGTTCGTTGCCGCTCCACCTCTATGACTGGCTGGTGTTGTTCGGGCTCGGCGTCTTCGGTGGTTTCGGCCACTGGCTGCTGATCAAGGCCTACCAGCGCGCCTCGGCCACCGCACTCGCGCCTTACCCCTATCTGCAGATGGTCTGGATGATCATCCTGGGCTGGCTGGTATTCGACCAGTTGCCCGATCGCTGGACGCTTGCCGGTGCTGCGATCATCGTAGCGAGTGGGCTCTACATCATCCATCGCGAGCACACGCTGAGGGTCCGG